A stretch of the Bacillus anthracis str. Vollum genome encodes the following:
- the sipW gene encoding signal peptidase I SipW: MKLIWKVISNVISFVLFALMVCLAFVVISSKASGGDPTVMGYQFKSVLSGSMEPTFLTGSIIAIEPTKDGSKYQKGDVITFKEKDEKIITHRIIGVKDTNGKVMYETKGDNNNGPDLEPVLAENVIGKYADITVPYAGYALNYANSKAGAALLLIIPGVFLLGYSAITIFSAIRSIDGEKKEKKVEQSV; encoded by the coding sequence ATGAAATTAATTTGGAAGGTGATTAGCAACGTTATCTCATTTGTTTTATTTGCGTTAATGGTTTGCTTAGCTTTTGTAGTTATTTCTTCAAAAGCGAGCGGTGGTGATCCAACGGTGATGGGATATCAATTTAAGAGCGTTCTTTCAGGATCGATGGAACCAACATTTTTAACAGGATCAATCATTGCGATAGAGCCGACGAAAGATGGTTCTAAATATCAAAAAGGTGATGTTATTACTTTTAAAGAGAAAGATGAAAAAATTATCACTCACCGTATTATCGGTGTAAAAGATACAAATGGAAAAGTAATGTATGAAACAAAAGGAGACAACAACAACGGGCCAGATTTAGAACCGGTACTTGCGGAGAATGTTATTGGGAAATATGCAGATATTACAGTTCCTTATGCAGGGTATGCATTAAATTATGCGAATTCAAAAGCGGGAGCAGCTTTGCTTCTTATTATTCCAGGAGTCTTTTTACTAGGTTATTCCGCTATTACTATTTTTAGTGCGATTCGTAGCATTGATGGAGAAAAGAAAGAGAAAAAAGTAGAACAATCCGTCTAG